A section of the Gloeobacter violaceus PCC 7421 genome encodes:
- the rpsO gene encoding 30S ribosomal protein S15 gives MPLTQDRKQELIGTYQVHETDTGSPEVQVAMLSDRINQLTEHLRSHPKDFSSRRGLLKLIGRRKQLLAYLAANEADRYRALVDRLGLRR, from the coding sequence ATGCCCCTGACCCAAGATCGCAAGCAGGAATTGATTGGCACCTACCAGGTCCACGAAACCGACACCGGTTCGCCGGAGGTGCAAGTGGCAATGCTCAGCGATCGGATCAACCAGTTGACCGAGCACCTGCGCAGCCACCCCAAAGATTTTTCCTCGCGGCGCGGCCTGCTCAAGCTCATCGGCCGACGCAAGCAATTGTTGGCTTATTTGGCGGCCAACGAAGCCGACCGCTACCGCGCCCTGGTCGATCGCCTCGGCCTGCGCCGCTAG
- a CDS encoding efflux RND transporter periplasmic adaptor subunit: MPGDADDSAVGKALFSSQAFRAAGPHIFQHPGITFQTTAREPPLTMADSTRESRAPQRADLPPVSERERRNWVPIVVGLALIVLGIVLFRFFAGDKPAESPAAQAGRKAVPAATAVATQKAVPIAIAAIGAVEAYNTVAVRSQVEGTLTRVVFEQGQYVQKGALLFTVDARPNAAAFAQAEAQLSRDQAGVAQAEAAVARDRAQLRTARTQVQRYRSLVAQGAVSQEQFDQVQTNAEALAATVRASEAAVANARSVVRASRAAVESARVQLGYTEIRAPIAGRTGSLAVYAGNLVRANDTTPLVVINRVSPIYVSFTVPERELPAIKRYQAQARLKVVAVPPSGAGRAVTGYLSFIDNAVDSTTGTIRLRGTFENQDNYLVPGQFMNVTLTLTTQPNAVVVPTQAVQTGQQGTYVYVVKPDRTVDLRVVTSSRTVGGDALIDRGVAPGETVVTDGQLQLKPGDTIKTASTASTPSTTQEPRP; encoded by the coding sequence GTGCCCGGTGATGCAGACGACAGCGCCGTAGGTAAGGCGTTGTTCTCCTCACAGGCTTTTCGTGCGGCCGGTCCGCATATTTTTCAGCATCCCGGCATCACCTTTCAGACCACCGCACGCGAACCCCCGCTCACCATGGCCGATTCTACCCGCGAATCCCGCGCTCCCCAACGCGCCGACCTCCCCCCGGTTTCCGAGCGCGAACGGCGCAACTGGGTGCCGATCGTCGTGGGCCTCGCGCTCATCGTACTGGGGATTGTCCTGTTTCGGTTCTTTGCAGGGGACAAACCGGCGGAGTCGCCCGCAGCCCAGGCGGGACGCAAAGCGGTGCCGGCGGCCACAGCGGTAGCGACCCAAAAAGCAGTGCCGATCGCGATTGCCGCCATCGGCGCCGTCGAAGCCTACAACACCGTCGCCGTGCGCTCCCAGGTCGAAGGTACCCTCACCCGCGTCGTCTTCGAGCAGGGCCAGTACGTCCAGAAAGGTGCTCTGCTCTTTACGGTGGATGCCCGTCCGAACGCGGCGGCCTTTGCCCAGGCCGAGGCGCAACTGAGCCGCGACCAGGCGGGAGTCGCCCAGGCGGAAGCGGCGGTGGCGCGCGATCGCGCCCAATTGCGCACCGCCCGGACCCAGGTGCAGCGCTACCGGTCGCTGGTGGCCCAGGGGGCGGTCTCCCAGGAGCAGTTCGACCAGGTGCAGACCAACGCCGAGGCCCTCGCCGCCACCGTGCGCGCGAGCGAAGCGGCCGTGGCCAACGCCCGCTCGGTGGTGCGCGCGAGCCGTGCCGCCGTCGAGAGCGCCCGCGTTCAGTTGGGCTACACCGAGATTCGTGCCCCGATTGCCGGACGCACCGGCAGCCTCGCGGTCTACGCCGGCAACCTGGTGCGCGCCAACGACACTACACCGCTGGTGGTGATCAATCGGGTGAGCCCGATCTATGTGAGCTTTACGGTCCCTGAGCGGGAACTGCCCGCCATCAAGCGCTACCAGGCCCAGGCCCGCCTCAAAGTCGTCGCCGTGCCGCCCAGCGGAGCCGGTCGCGCCGTGACGGGGTACTTGAGCTTTATCGACAACGCCGTCGACAGCACCACAGGCACCATTCGCCTGCGCGGCACGTTCGAGAACCAGGACAACTACCTGGTTCCCGGCCAGTTCATGAACGTCACCCTCACCCTCACCACCCAGCCGAACGCGGTGGTGGTGCCCACCCAGGCGGTACAGACCGGTCAGCAGGGTACCTACGTCTATGTGGTCAAGCCCGACCGGACGGTGGACCTGCGGGTGGTGACGAGCAGCCGTACCGTAGGCGGCGACGCGCTCATCGACCGGGGAGTCGCACCTGGGGAGACCGTCGTCACCGACGGCCAGCTGCAACTGAAGCCGGGCGACACCATTAAAACCGCGTCCACCGCCTCTACCCCGTCCACCACCCAGGAGCCGCGTCCGTGA
- a CDS encoding efflux RND transporter permease subunit → MNFSAVFIRRPVATTLVMLGVLFFGLIAYRLLPVNDLPNVDFPTIQVSAGLPGASPETMAAAVATPLERQLSAIPGLDSMSSSSSLGSTQITLQFDLERDIDAAAQDVQTAIATAASQLPPGLPTPPSYRKVNPAEQPIMILSLNSPTLPLWRVDEYAQTLIAQRISMVSGVAQVLVFGAQKYAVRIQVDPNALAARGIGLDEVESAIRTGNTNLPTGYVDGKYRAFTIESDGQLLNAAAFRPLVVAYRNGSPVRLEQLGKVIDSVENDKVAGWYNGTRSITLGVQRQPGVNTIAVVDAIEALLPTFRSQIPGAVNLDIVFDRSESIRHSVEDVQFTLVLAIGLVVLVIFLFLRNLSATIIPSLAVPLSLVATFAVMYLLGFSLNNLSLMALTLSVGFVVDDAIVVLENIVRRQEMGESPMEAAFNGSREITFTIISMTLSLVAVFLPVLFMGGILGRLFNEFAITIATAILVSGFVSLTLTPMLCSRFLRAESVHPSSRSRLYQISEGAFDALTRAYDRSLQWVLRHRVLTMLASAAVLAATVYLFNAIPKGFIPSEDNGQIIVTTEAAQGISFADMARKQQQVVAVLRQDPAIDGTNASVGSGGPAGASNAGRVFVRLKPRSERDSAQDVIQRLRPKLAQVTGIRVFMQQPPAIRIGGQQSKSLYQYTLQSTDTDELYRYTPMLEAKLREVPQLQDVTSDVQLKNPQINLVIDRDKASSLGITAEQIERTLSNAYSSRQISLIYAPTNQYRVILSVDPQYQQDPEALSLLYVRSTGGRLVPLSTVAKLTPGVGPLSVNHLGQFTAATISFNLKPGVSLSEASAIIERRAAETLPDTIATSFQGNAEAFQSSTQNLGLLLAVAILVIYLVLGILYESFIHPLTILSGLPSAGFGALLTLMLFGFDLDVYGFVGLLLLVGIVKKNAIIMIDFALEAQRKDGKRPEDAIYAAALVRFRPIMMTTVSAIAGAIPIAIGFGAGAETRQPLGLAVVGGLLFSQWLTLYITPVIYLYLDRFQERFSWGKNARPAPAGPVPDGQFAE, encoded by the coding sequence GTGAACTTCTCGGCAGTGTTCATCCGCCGCCCCGTCGCCACGACGCTGGTGATGCTCGGGGTGTTGTTCTTCGGCCTGATTGCCTACCGGCTCCTGCCGGTCAACGATCTGCCGAACGTCGATTTTCCGACCATCCAGGTATCCGCCGGTTTGCCCGGTGCCAGTCCTGAGACGATGGCCGCAGCGGTAGCCACACCTCTGGAGCGTCAGCTCTCGGCGATCCCGGGCCTCGATTCGATGAGTTCGTCCAGTTCGCTGGGCAGTACGCAAATCACCCTCCAGTTCGATCTGGAGCGCGATATCGACGCCGCCGCCCAGGATGTGCAGACGGCGATTGCCACCGCCGCTTCGCAGTTGCCGCCGGGACTGCCCACGCCGCCCAGTTACCGCAAGGTCAACCCGGCGGAGCAGCCGATCATGATCCTCTCGCTCAATTCGCCGACGCTGCCGCTGTGGCGGGTGGACGAGTACGCCCAGACGCTCATCGCCCAGCGCATTTCGATGGTGAGCGGCGTGGCGCAGGTGCTGGTCTTCGGCGCCCAGAAGTACGCCGTGCGCATCCAGGTGGACCCCAACGCCCTTGCCGCGCGCGGTATCGGCCTCGACGAAGTCGAAAGCGCCATCCGCACCGGCAACACCAACCTGCCCACCGGCTACGTCGACGGCAAATACCGCGCCTTTACGATCGAATCGGACGGCCAGTTGCTCAACGCCGCAGCCTTCCGGCCGCTGGTGGTCGCTTACCGCAACGGCTCGCCTGTGCGCCTCGAACAGCTGGGCAAAGTGATCGACAGCGTCGAGAACGACAAGGTGGCCGGCTGGTACAACGGCACGCGCTCGATCACCCTGGGGGTGCAGCGCCAGCCCGGTGTCAATACGATCGCGGTCGTCGATGCCATCGAAGCCTTGCTGCCGACCTTTCGCTCCCAGATTCCCGGGGCGGTCAACCTCGACATCGTCTTCGACCGATCCGAGTCGATCCGCCACTCGGTCGAGGACGTCCAGTTCACGCTGGTGCTCGCCATCGGCCTGGTGGTGCTGGTGATCTTCTTGTTCCTGCGCAACCTCTCAGCCACGATCATCCCGAGTCTGGCGGTGCCGCTGTCGCTGGTGGCCACCTTCGCGGTGATGTATCTGTTGGGCTTCAGCCTCAACAACCTTTCGCTGATGGCGCTCACCCTCTCGGTAGGCTTCGTGGTCGACGACGCCATCGTCGTGCTCGAGAACATCGTCCGCCGTCAGGAGATGGGTGAGAGCCCCATGGAGGCGGCTTTCAACGGTTCGCGTGAGATCACTTTTACGATCATCTCGATGACGCTGTCGCTGGTGGCGGTCTTTTTGCCGGTGCTCTTTATGGGAGGCATCCTGGGCAGACTCTTTAACGAGTTTGCGATCACCATCGCCACTGCCATTCTCGTCTCGGGGTTCGTCTCGCTGACCCTCACCCCGATGCTCTGCAGCCGCTTCCTGCGGGCCGAATCGGTACACCCGTCCAGCCGCAGCCGTTTGTATCAAATTTCCGAGGGAGCCTTCGACGCCCTCACCCGCGCCTACGACCGCAGTTTGCAGTGGGTGCTGCGTCACCGCGTCTTGACGATGCTCGCTTCGGCGGCGGTGCTGGCGGCTACGGTTTACCTGTTTAACGCCATTCCCAAGGGCTTCATTCCCAGCGAGGACAACGGTCAAATCATCGTCACCACCGAGGCCGCCCAGGGGATCTCCTTTGCCGACATGGCGCGCAAGCAGCAGCAGGTCGTGGCGGTCCTGCGCCAGGATCCGGCTATCGACGGCACCAATGCGAGCGTCGGCTCGGGCGGTCCCGCCGGTGCCAGCAACGCCGGGCGGGTCTTCGTGCGCCTCAAGCCGCGCTCCGAGCGCGACAGCGCCCAGGACGTCATCCAGCGGTTGCGGCCGAAGCTTGCCCAGGTGACCGGGATTCGCGTGTTCATGCAGCAGCCTCCGGCCATCCGCATTGGCGGCCAGCAGAGCAAGAGTCTCTACCAGTACACGTTGCAGAGCACCGATACCGACGAGCTGTACCGCTATACCCCGATGTTGGAGGCAAAGCTGCGCGAGGTGCCCCAACTGCAGGATGTCACCTCCGACGTGCAGCTTAAGAACCCCCAGATCAATCTGGTGATCGACCGCGACAAAGCCTCCTCGCTGGGGATCACCGCCGAACAGATCGAGCGCACCCTCAGCAACGCCTACAGCTCGCGCCAGATCTCGTTGATTTATGCCCCCACAAACCAGTACCGGGTGATCCTCTCGGTCGACCCACAGTACCAGCAAGATCCGGAGGCCCTCTCGCTGTTGTACGTGCGCTCGACCGGCGGCCGGCTGGTGCCCCTCTCGACGGTGGCCAAACTCACCCCGGGCGTCGGCCCCCTCTCAGTCAACCACCTGGGCCAGTTCACCGCCGCGACCATTTCCTTCAACCTCAAACCGGGCGTCTCCCTCAGCGAAGCGTCAGCCATCATCGAGCGCCGCGCCGCCGAAACGTTGCCCGATACGATTGCCACGAGCTTCCAGGGCAACGCCGAGGCTTTCCAGTCCTCCACCCAGAACCTGGGGCTGTTGCTGGCGGTGGCGATCCTGGTTATCTACCTCGTGCTGGGCATCCTCTACGAAAGCTTCATCCATCCGCTGACGATCCTCTCCGGGCTGCCTTCGGCCGGGTTCGGGGCATTGCTCACGCTGATGCTGTTCGGTTTCGATCTCGATGTCTACGGATTTGTGGGGCTCTTGCTGCTGGTGGGGATCGTCAAGAAAAACGCGATTATCATGATCGACTTTGCCCTCGAAGCCCAGCGCAAGGACGGCAAGCGGCCGGAGGACGCCATCTACGCGGCGGCGCTGGTGCGCTTTCGGCCGATCATGATGACGACGGTTTCAGCGATTGCGGGGGCTATCCCGATCGCCATCGGCTTTGGGGCCGGGGCCGAGACGCGCCAGCCGTTGGGTCTGGCGGTGGTGGGGGGCTTGCTTTTTTCGCAGTGGCTGACCCTTTACATCACCCCGGTTATCTATCTCTATCTCGACCGCTTCCAGGAGCGCTTTAGTTGGGGCAAAAACGCCCGCCCGGCTCCCGCAGGTCCGGTACCCGACGGCCAGTTTGCCGAGTGA
- a CDS encoding toll/interleukin-1 receptor domain-containing protein, translated as MANEQHLARLKQSIPTWNQWRQRTGIRPDFTGADLSWLDLGGADLRDADLSWANLHKSVLARANLAGALLREANLDGANLRGANLRLANLTAAVLGTVDLEGARLFDTVLADVELGEVQNLENCVHDGPSVLDHRTLEKSGKVPVVFLRGCGLSEPLIAFAPTLSAQVLPPSCFISHISRDQAFVDRLSRDLQTMGVRCWRACEESHGRAKRRIGIDQPLRRGERLLVVLSEDSLQSGWIEQEVEAVFLRENEEKHEIIHALRVDGGMGQTAMGWPAMLYSSRSIVDFRGWNEKPVHYAEGLERLVCQLLGSTTQSGVG; from the coding sequence ATGGCAAACGAACAGCATCTAGCCCGGCTCAAGCAGAGCATTCCCACCTGGAACCAGTGGCGTCAGCGCACGGGCATCCGACCGGATTTCACCGGGGCGGACTTGAGCTGGCTCGATCTGGGCGGGGCGGATCTGCGAGACGCCGATTTGAGTTGGGCCAATTTGCATAAAAGTGTCCTGGCGCGCGCCAATCTGGCCGGAGCGCTCCTTCGGGAGGCAAACCTGGACGGAGCCAATCTGCGCGGGGCGAATTTGCGCCTGGCGAACCTGACGGCAGCAGTGCTCGGAACGGTGGATCTGGAGGGTGCGCGACTATTCGATACGGTGCTTGCCGATGTCGAACTGGGCGAGGTGCAGAATCTAGAAAACTGTGTGCACGACGGGCCGAGCGTGCTCGATCACCGCACGCTCGAAAAGTCGGGCAAGGTGCCCGTGGTGTTCCTGCGCGGCTGCGGCCTGAGCGAACCGCTGATTGCCTTCGCCCCAACCTTGAGCGCCCAGGTCTTGCCGCCGAGTTGTTTTATCAGCCACATCAGCCGGGATCAGGCGTTTGTCGATCGGTTGTCCCGCGATCTGCAGACGATGGGAGTGCGCTGCTGGCGCGCTTGCGAGGAAAGCCACGGCCGGGCGAAGCGCCGAATCGGCATCGACCAGCCCCTGCGGCGCGGGGAGCGGCTCTTGGTGGTTCTTTCTGAGGATTCTCTCCAAAGCGGCTGGATCGAGCAGGAGGTCGAGGCGGTGTTTCTGCGCGAGAACGAGGAAAAGCACGAAATCATCCACGCGCTGCGCGTCGACGGCGGCATGGGCCAGACGGCGATGGGTTGGCCTGCGATGCTCTACAGCAGCCGCAGCATCGTCGACTTTCGCGGCTGGAACGAAAAACCGGTCCACTACGCCGAGGGTCTGGAGCGGCTGGTCTGCCAGCTGTTGGGCTCAACGACCCAAAGCGGCGTGGGTTAG
- a CDS encoding biotin transporter BioY — MNFQSDRPIPGIRTTLGLPLPRKRWLPLPTPVEVIWALVGLVLTVGGTLCRVQLPDRFPQSIAFGSWPPAVEWYFEPGYPFSLQIAAVLFSGCVGGPVAAALAQMAYLALGFSGFPVFTGGGGIGYFTQPQSGYLLAFVPAAALTGVLAFRCRSNLNWLAASALAGLAIVHIGGLAGLLVHLPVGPTLAQAVVQFSLLPLLGQAIGVLLAAGAGWLVRRLLLS; from the coding sequence ATGAACTTTCAATCGGATCGCCCGATACCCGGCATCCGTACCACCCTCGGCCTGCCGTTGCCGCGCAAGCGGTGGTTGCCGCTTCCCACCCCCGTCGAAGTGATCTGGGCTCTAGTCGGTCTGGTGCTCACCGTCGGCGGCACCCTCTGCCGCGTGCAGTTGCCCGACCGCTTCCCGCAGTCGATCGCCTTCGGCAGCTGGCCGCCCGCAGTCGAATGGTACTTCGAGCCTGGCTATCCGTTTTCGCTGCAAATCGCGGCGGTGCTTTTCTCGGGCTGCGTCGGCGGACCGGTGGCGGCGGCACTTGCCCAGATGGCCTACCTGGCTCTAGGATTTTCGGGCTTTCCGGTCTTTACCGGCGGGGGGGGCATTGGCTACTTCACCCAACCCCAATCCGGCTACCTGCTTGCCTTTGTACCCGCCGCTGCGCTCACCGGAGTGCTTGCCTTCCGCTGCCGCTCCAACCTCAACTGGCTTGCCGCCAGTGCCCTGGCGGGTCTGGCCATCGTCCATATTGGCGGGCTCGCCGGGTTGCTGGTGCACCTGCCGGTGGGGCCGACCCTCGCCCAGGCGGTCGTCCAGTTCTCGCTGCTGCCGCTGCTGGGTCAGGCGATCGGCGTACTGCTCGCCGCTGGAGCGGGCTGGCTGGTCCGCCGCCTGCTGCTGTCCTAA
- a CDS encoding DUF751 family protein produces MANQDFLKTIAKYPTFLAGALLGIFFAAFGWAKPLFRKRLSGALAILFLVGFVAFVVLTVRAMLMLD; encoded by the coding sequence ATGGCCAACCAGGACTTCCTCAAGACGATTGCCAAGTACCCGACCTTTCTGGCCGGGGCGCTCTTGGGTATCTTCTTCGCCGCCTTCGGCTGGGCGAAACCGCTGTTTCGCAAACGCCTCAGCGGGGCACTGGCTATTTTGTTCCTCGTCGGCTTCGTTGCCTTCGTCGTTCTGACGGTGCGCGCGATGCTGATGCTCGATTAG
- the rbfA gene encoding 30S ribosome-binding factor RbfA: MKTHRPARVGELIKREVSDMLLRGQIKDPRVGAGLVSVTDVEVTGDLRQAKIFVSIFGTPEAQKLTMMALAEVTGFVRQEIGHRIRLRYTPEIAFVQDRSLERGARITRLIDEIRAEEEARAAHKEEGN, from the coding sequence ATGAAGACGCACCGACCAGCGAGAGTAGGCGAGTTAATCAAGCGCGAGGTGAGCGACATGCTGCTCAGGGGGCAGATCAAAGATCCGCGCGTGGGAGCGGGCCTGGTGAGCGTCACCGATGTCGAAGTGACGGGCGATCTGCGCCAGGCCAAAATTTTTGTGAGTATCTTCGGCACCCCCGAGGCGCAGAAGTTGACGATGATGGCCCTTGCGGAGGTGACCGGCTTTGTGCGCCAGGAAATCGGCCACCGCATCCGCCTGCGCTATACGCCCGAGATTGCCTTTGTGCAGGATCGGTCGCTGGAGCGGGGGGCGCGCATCACCCGTCTCATCGACGAGATCCGCGCCGAAGAGGAGGCCCGCGCCGCGCACAAGGAGGAGGGCAATTGA
- the argJ gene encoding bifunctional glutamate N-acetyltransferase/amino-acid acetyltransferase ArgJ encodes MADFEWIDGGVTAAKGFRAGGIASGIKPSGKTDLALIYSENPSAAAGVYTTNLVQAAPVAYNRNLLQQRGKACAIVVNSGNANAATGKAGEEAAIETAQVFARALGFSADQVLVASTGVIGVPLPIEKIRTAAQALVDAATETGSDAAAEAILTTDLVAKSCAVRALIGGKTVHVGGIAKGSGMIHPQMATLLAFITSDCSVDIDLWRQIVARATDRSFNQITVDGDTSTNDMLLALASGEAKNPRILDAASPEAGLLEQMVSAVCVDLAKKVVRDGEGATKLIEVQVAGTGDDAQARKIALTVASSSLVKSAMFGNDPNWGRLAAAAGRAGVEFDPAALAVRLGAFALMEVGQPLAFDRAAASDYLKGSDTVEVHLQVGPGTGNGIAWGCDLSYDYVKINAEYTT; translated from the coding sequence ATGGCGGATTTCGAGTGGATCGATGGCGGGGTGACCGCAGCAAAGGGCTTTCGCGCGGGCGGCATCGCCAGCGGCATCAAACCGAGCGGCAAAACGGATCTGGCGCTCATCTATTCGGAGAACCCCTCGGCGGCGGCCGGGGTATACACCACCAACCTGGTTCAAGCCGCCCCAGTGGCCTATAACCGCAATTTGCTGCAGCAGCGGGGCAAAGCCTGCGCCATCGTGGTCAATTCCGGCAACGCCAACGCCGCCACCGGCAAAGCCGGCGAGGAGGCCGCCATCGAGACCGCCCAGGTCTTTGCCCGTGCGCTCGGCTTCAGCGCCGATCAGGTGCTGGTGGCTTCTACGGGGGTGATCGGGGTGCCGCTGCCCATCGAAAAAATCCGCACCGCCGCCCAGGCTCTGGTCGATGCAGCCACCGAGACCGGCTCCGATGCGGCGGCCGAAGCCATCCTCACCACCGACCTGGTGGCCAAATCCTGCGCGGTGCGCGCGCTCATCGGCGGCAAGACCGTGCACGTGGGCGGCATCGCCAAGGGTTCAGGGATGATCCACCCGCAGATGGCGACGTTGCTGGCCTTCATCACCAGCGACTGCTCGGTGGATATCGACCTGTGGCGGCAGATCGTGGCCAGAGCCACCGACCGCTCCTTCAACCAGATCACCGTCGACGGCGATACCAGCACCAACGACATGCTGCTGGCGCTGGCGAGCGGCGAAGCGAAAAATCCCCGCATACTCGATGCGGCAAGTCCGGAAGCAGGCCTACTCGAACAGATGGTGAGCGCGGTGTGCGTGGATCTGGCCAAAAAAGTCGTGCGCGACGGCGAGGGGGCGACCAAGCTCATCGAGGTGCAGGTGGCAGGCACCGGCGACGACGCCCAGGCGCGCAAGATCGCCCTCACCGTCGCCAGTTCTTCGCTGGTCAAATCGGCGATGTTCGGCAATGATCCCAACTGGGGCCGACTCGCGGCGGCAGCCGGACGGGCGGGGGTTGAATTTGACCCGGCGGCGCTTGCGGTGCGCCTTGGAGCCTTTGCCTTGATGGAGGTGGGCCAGCCGCTTGCTTTTGATCGGGCTGCCGCGTCGGACTACTTGAAAGGCTCAGACACCGTCGAAGTGCATCTGCAGGTCGGCCCCGGAACCGGAAACGGCATCGCCTGGGGCTGCGATCTCAGCTACGACTATGTGAAGATCAACGCCGAGTACACCACCTGA
- a CDS encoding helix-turn-helix domain-containing protein, producing MPETRVSSESLSDREMQILELVAQGHTNEDIAEVLEISKRTVDNHVSNILQKTKTKNRVELVRWALQWGKVCIDEVNCCSLRYGNGPAAG from the coding sequence ATGCCTGAGACCCGCGTGTCTAGCGAATCCCTCTCTGACCGGGAGATGCAGATTCTGGAATTGGTGGCCCAGGGCCATACCAATGAAGACATTGCGGAAGTTTTGGAGATCAGCAAACGTACGGTGGACAACCACGTGAGCAATATTCTTCAGAAGACCAAGACCAAAAACCGTGTCGAGCTGGTGCGCTGGGCTTTGCAGTGGGGCAAAGTCTGCATCGATGAAGTCAACTGCTGCAGCCTGCGCTATGGTAACGGTCCGGCCGCCGGCTGA
- a CDS encoding GNAT family N-acetyltransferase: MSTAKLTCEWLDSLQSIDPHEWNTLVGDGSPFLEWEWLRSMELAGCVSPGEGWQPVHLVARRGGRLVGAAPLYLKGHSYGEFVFDHAWADAAGRMGLRYYPKLMGVTPFTPAAGYRFLMHPGEEPGALMSGITQAIDTFARNNRILSASFLYVAPRERERFQAQDCLERITHNYQWVNGGYRDFDEYLQRFNANQRRNIRRERAALEREGLTFTTYTGDSIRADLFGLMYRLYDDTCSKFMWSSKYLNRRFFQLIAECFAHRTVFIAAHKQADILAMSFNIRKGNHLYGRYWGCTEEVKFLHFSTCYYQPVEAAIEMGLKVFDPGAGGQFKMRRGFAATPNYSLHRIYHPRFRQILEDHLKQANRATLEGIDDLNNDLPMKELPESAIEI; this comes from the coding sequence ATGTCTACCGCCAAACTCACCTGCGAATGGCTGGATTCGCTCCAGTCGATCGACCCGCACGAATGGAACACCCTGGTGGGGGACGGCTCGCCGTTTCTGGAGTGGGAGTGGCTGAGAAGCATGGAACTCGCCGGCTGTGTCTCGCCGGGCGAGGGCTGGCAGCCGGTCCATCTGGTGGCCCGGCGCGGCGGCCGGCTGGTGGGAGCGGCGCCGCTTTATCTCAAGGGCCACAGCTACGGCGAATTCGTCTTCGACCACGCCTGGGCGGATGCGGCCGGACGCATGGGCTTGCGCTACTACCCGAAGCTGATGGGGGTGACGCCTTTTACCCCGGCTGCGGGCTATCGCTTCTTGATGCACCCGGGCGAGGAGCCGGGCGCGCTGATGAGCGGCATCACCCAGGCCATCGACACCTTCGCGCGCAACAACCGCATCTTGAGTGCAAGCTTTTTGTACGTCGCCCCGCGCGAGCGCGAGCGCTTCCAGGCCCAGGACTGCCTGGAGCGCATCACCCACAATTACCAGTGGGTCAACGGCGGCTACCGCGACTTCGACGAGTACTTGCAGCGCTTCAACGCCAACCAGCGCCGCAACATCCGCCGCGAACGCGCCGCACTGGAGCGAGAAGGATTGACTTTTACCACCTACACCGGCGACAGCATCCGGGCGGATCTCTTTGGGCTGATGTACAGGCTCTACGACGACACCTGCAGCAAATTCATGTGGAGCAGCAAGTACCTCAACCGGCGTTTTTTTCAGCTCATCGCCGAGTGCTTCGCCCACCGCACGGTCTTTATCGCCGCCCACAAGCAAGCAGATATCCTCGCCATGTCCTTCAACATCCGCAAGGGCAACCATCTCTACGGCCGCTACTGGGGCTGCACCGAGGAGGTCAAGTTCCTGCACTTCAGCACCTGCTACTACCAGCCGGTGGAAGCGGCTATCGAGATGGGCCTCAAAGTCTTCGATCCGGGGGCGGGCGGGCAGTTCAAAATGCGCCGCGGTTTTGCCGCCACCCCCAACTACAGCCTGCACCGCATCTACCATCCACGCTTTCGGCAAATCCTCGAAGACCACCTCAAACAGGCCAACCGCGCCACCCTCGAAGGTATCGACGATCTCAACAACGACCTACCGATGAAGGAACTGCCCGAGTCGGCCATCGAGATCTGA